The window ccatttaagaaggacgACGACCCTTCGCtgtgcggatgacaggtggggccacccgtCCGTGCACATTTATgttggcgggtgggaggtaggtggccgcctacCACGCGGCCCCGACGCCGACGTTCGAAGCGTCCGTTCGCTGTCCGCTGCGACCCAAACAcggcgcaagtttgcgctcgaaatgaTCGGCCCGGACACAAAACAGACCAGATGGGTCCGGGCCGTCGCGCGCTGTGCCgcctgttttgtccgttttgcggggcCGCAcaagatagggtcgcgcggtggagttggcgtgACCACTCCAACGAAACCCCCGTCCCCTTCTCCTCCCACCCCGGGGGCCGCACCCCCGCCCGCCATGCCCCCGCCGGCGCCACACCTCGTCGACGAGCTCCTGGAGGAGATCTTCCTTCGCCTGCCCACCCCGGCCGCGCTCGCACGCGCCTCAACCGCCTCCCCCCGTTTCCGCCGCATCATCACCGACCGCTCCTTCCTCCGCCGCTTCCGCAAACTCCACCCGCCGCCGCTCCTCGGGTTCGCCGACGAACGTGCAGGCTTCCACCCCGCCGAGGCGCCCCATCCCTCCGCTCCGCTCGCCCGAACCCTCGCCGACGCCGCTGATTTCACCTACTCCTTCGTCCCCAAGCCCAGTAATGACCACTCCTGGCGTCCCTGCAACGTCCGCGACGGCCGCGTCCTCCTCGAGGGCAGCCGATACGAGATCTTCAGAAAGCTCGCGGTGTGCGATCCGTTGTCACGGCGCTACGTGCTGCTTCCGCCCATACCCGACCACATGTCCGTCCAGGAACAGAGCCCTTGGGAATTCAGGTCCATCCTGGCCCCCATTGCCGAGGAGGATGAGGATGAGACGTCGTTCAAGGTGATATGCTTTGCGGACTACGAAACCAAGCTGGATGTGTTTGTATTCTCTTCCGTCACACGCCAATGGTGCATTGCTGCATCTCCCAGCTGGAGTTCTTTGGGCGCGGACCGCCCATGGGGGCTGCGCGTGGTGTCTCAGGGATCCCGTGGCTTCTCCtgttttgaccatgtacgtggctgCTTCTACTCGGCGTCGCCATGGAAAGACAAGCTGCTCGTGCTGGACACGCGGACAATGGAGATTTCCACCGTCAATGATCGCACTGGCTACCGTATGCAGCTCAGATGGCTCCCTGGCCAGGCAGAAGATGTTTCTGCCAGAGACCATATGCTGGACAGACAACGCCCTGCTCAAGTAAGAAGTCTGCCTGCCATTGTAGTAGGTAGAGAAGGAGCCCTTGAGATGTTTTCTCTCGTCGGTGATCACAGGCTTAATGGCTCGTTTCATCTCTATCACACCACTCAGGATACTAACACTGAATCTTCCAAGGAATGGCAGCTGGACAATATTGTACCATTGCCCGGACAGTATGACTATTTCACCGCAGGCGCAGCTGAGGGATTCTTATTCCTTGGAGCCACTTCAGAAGACCAGTTGGACATTGATGAAGACTCACCAGTGTGGTTGTCGAAGACTGACTGGGATGTAGATTATTTTTCGCTGGATGTCAAGACTTCTGA is drawn from Triticum dicoccoides isolate Atlit2015 ecotype Zavitan chromosome 6B, WEW_v2.0, whole genome shotgun sequence and contains these coding sequences:
- the LOC119326075 gene encoding uncharacterized protein LOC119326075 isoform X3, with the protein product MPPPAPHLVDELLEEIFLRLPTPAALARASTASPRFRRIITDRSFLRRFRKLHPPPLLGFADERAGFHPAEAPHPSAPLARTLADAADFTYSFVPKPSNDHSWRPCNVRDGRVLLEGSRYEIFRKLAVCDPLSRRYVLLPPIPDHMSVQEQSPWEFRSILAPIAEEDEDETSFKVICFADYETKLDVFVFSSVTRQWCIAASPSWSSLGADRPWGLRVVSQGSRGFSCFDHVRGCFYSASPWKDKLLVLDTRTMEISTVNDRTGYRMQLRWLPGQAEDVSARDHMLDRQRPAQEWQLDNIVPLPGQYDYFTAGAAEGFLFLGATSEDQLDIDEDSPVWLSKTDWDVDYFSLDVKTSELAKVCRRKKKFFHYEDVYWDKHIWSLLFGLCDAFEKKWRICWLDIVLEPWYYLSGTIHYVLHYICPCAAYFRKTCCRR
- the LOC119326075 gene encoding uncharacterized protein LOC119326075 isoform X5 — encoded protein: MPPPAPHLVDELLEEIFLRLPTPAALARASTASPRFRRIITDRSFLRRFRKLHPPPLLGFADERAGFHPAEAPHPSAPLARTLADAADFTYSFVPKPSNDHSWRPCNVRDGRVLLEGSRYEIFRKLAVCDPLSRRYVLLPPIPDHMSVQEQSPWEFRSILAPIAEEDEDETSFKVICFADYETKLDVFVFSSVTRQWCIAASPSWSSLGADRPWGLRVVSQGSRGFSCFDHVRGCFYSASPWKDKLLVLDTRTMEISTVNDRTGYRMQLRWLPGQAEDVSARDHMLDRQRPAQVRSLPAIVVGREGALEMFSLVGDHRLNGSFHLYHTTQDTNTESSKEWQLDNIVPLPGQYDYFTAGAAEGFLFLGATSEDQLDIDEDSPVWLSKTDWDVDYFSLDVKTSELAKGQTHLESLVWAMRCF
- the LOC119326075 gene encoding uncharacterized protein LOC119326075 isoform X4, whose translation is MPPPAPHLVDELLEEIFLRLPTPAALARASTASPRFRRIITDRSFLRRFRKLHPPPLLGFADERAGFHPAEAPHPSAPLARTLADAADFTYSFVPKPSNDHSWRPCNVRDGRVLLEGSRYEIFRKLAVCDPLSRRYVLLPPIPDHMSVQEQSPWEFRSILAPIAEEDEDETSFKVICFADYETKLDVFVFSSVTRQWCIAASPSWSSLGADRPWGLRVVSQGSRGFSCFDHVRGCFYSASPWKDKLLVLDTRTMEISTVNDRTGYRMQLRWLPGQAEDVSARDHMLDRQRPAQVRSLPAIVVGREGALEMFSLVGDHRLNGSFHLYHTTQDTNTESSKEWQLDNIVPLPGQYDYFTAGAAEGFLFLGATSEDQLDIDEDSPVWLSKTDWDVDYFSLDVKTSELAKVCRRKKKFFHYEDVYWYCGFPPSLSKPSI
- the LOC119326075 gene encoding uncharacterized protein LOC119326075 isoform X2; its protein translation is MPPPAPHLVDELLEEIFLRLPTPAALARASTASPRFRRIITDRSFLRRFRKLHPPPLLGFADERAGFHPAEAPHPSAPLARTLADAADFTYSFVPKPSNDHSWRPCNVRDGRVLLEGSRYEIFRKLAVCDPLSRRYVLLPPIPDHMSVQEQSPWEFRSILAPIAEEDEDETSFKVICFADYETKLDVFVFSSVTRQWCIAASPSWSSLGADRPWGLRVVSQGSRGFSCFDHVRGCFYSASPWKDKLLVLDTRTMEISTVNDRTGYRMQLRWLPGQAEDVSARDHMLDRQRPAQDTNTESSKEWQLDNIVPLPGQYDYFTAGAAEGFLFLGATSEDQLDIDEDSPVWLSKTDWDVDYFSLDVKTSELAKVCRRKKKFFHYEDVYWDKHIWSLLFGLCDAFEKKWRICWLDIVLEPWYYLSGTIHYVLHYICPCAAYFRKTCCRR
- the LOC119326075 gene encoding uncharacterized protein LOC119326075 isoform X1, yielding MPPPAPHLVDELLEEIFLRLPTPAALARASTASPRFRRIITDRSFLRRFRKLHPPPLLGFADERAGFHPAEAPHPSAPLARTLADAADFTYSFVPKPSNDHSWRPCNVRDGRVLLEGSRYEIFRKLAVCDPLSRRYVLLPPIPDHMSVQEQSPWEFRSILAPIAEEDEDETSFKVICFADYETKLDVFVFSSVTRQWCIAASPSWSSLGADRPWGLRVVSQGSRGFSCFDHVRGCFYSASPWKDKLLVLDTRTMEISTVNDRTGYRMQLRWLPGQAEDVSARDHMLDRQRPAQVRSLPAIVVGREGALEMFSLVGDHRLNGSFHLYHTTQDTNTESSKEWQLDNIVPLPGQYDYFTAGAAEGFLFLGATSEDQLDIDEDSPVWLSKTDWDVDYFSLDVKTSELAKVCRRKKKFFHYEDVYWDKHIWSLLFGLCDAFEKKWRICWLDIVLEPWYYLSGTIHYVLHYICPCAAYFRKTCCRR